The DNA segment CCCACCCCCGGCGTCATCGGGAGACCCAATGCCGGGAATGGATATGAGTGACAAAAATGAGACCCCTTCGGTGATGGATGAAGAATCGAACGTTCCCGGTTTGGTAGAAGTAACAATCGAGCCGGAACGGCTGCAATTAATCGGGCTTACCACCGGCAAAGTGGAAGAGCGGGCGCCAGAGAGCAATTTGCATCTGGTCGGATTTATCGCTCCTGATGAGACCAAATTGTCGAATATTCATATTCGTACCAGCGGCTGGGTCTCTCAACTTTTCGTCGATCAAACCGGGCAGTTTGTCAAAAAGGGGGAATTACTGCTCTCTCTATACAGCCAGGACCTTTACCAGGCGGAGCAAGATTATCTTCTGGCGCGCGAGGGTGCCTCTCAGAAATCGAACGATGAAGCCCTTAATGATACCCGTCAGCAGCTTCTTTCCGCCGCCCGCCAGAGACTTCACCTTCTCGGTCTTCCCGATGACGAAATCTCCCAATTGGAAAAGACTTCGGCACCGACCCCCGATCTGGCGCTTCGCAGCCCGTTCTCAGGATTCGTGATGGAAAAGAATGTTTATTCCGGCCAATATGTCTCCGCCGATCAAAACCTTTTTTCCATCGCCGACCTGAGTAAGGTCTATCTGATCGCCGAGGTTTACGAGCAGGATATATCCGGGGTTCACATTGGGCAGGAGGCCGATATGCGCCTGACCGCTTTCCCGGGGCAGATATTCAGGGGTAAAGTCGGCTTCATTTATCCGGCAATCTCGAATCCGTCGCGGACCCTTCAAATCCGCCTGGAATTCCCCAATCCCGATCTGCGCCTGCGCCCCGGCATGTATGCGGAAATCGATCTGGCCGGTGGAAGCGGGAAAATACTGACGGCTCCGGCGGATGCGATTATCGACGCCGGAGATATGCAATATGCCTTTGTAATGCATGATAAGATTCATTTTCAGCCGCGGCTGGTCAAAGTCGGACATCAATATGACAATTGGGTTGAGATACTCTCCGGCTTGTCGGCCGGTGACGAAGTGGTCACGAATGCCAATTTTCTGATCGATTCCGAAAGCCGCTTGAAGGCGGCCATTGTGGGAATGAACGCGGGCCAGGCGACTACCCATAGCGGTCACACGAATTGATTCACTCGGAAAGGTTGCAGCCATGATCAAAGGAATCATAGATTTTTGTGCCAGAAATAAATTAATGGTGATTGTCGGGACCGTCCTGGCACTGGCGGGAGCCGCCTATTCCATCTATAATATCAAACTCGACGCCATTCCCGATCTTTCCGATACGCAGGTTATTATCTACACGGAATGGATGGGGCGAAGTCCTGATTTGGTCGAAGACCAGGTTACCTATCCTATCGTTACATCCCTACTCTCGGCCCCTCATGTCACCGATGTCAGGGGATACTCCATGTTTGGGATGTCGTTTGTCTATGTTATTTTCGACGAAGGGACCGATATTTACTGGGCTCGCAGCCGCGTCCTGGAATATATGAAACAATTCCAGAATCGGCTCCCGGCGGGAGTAACATCGGTTCTGGGTCCCGATGCCACTTCGATCGGGTGGATTTTTCAATATGCTTTGGTCGATACCACCGGCCATAACGATCTGGCTGATCTGCGGACATTTCAGGACTTTAATCTTCGCTACGCGCTCGAATCGGTCCCGGGGGTCGCCGAAGTAGCCAGTGTCGGTGGATATCAGAAGCAGTATCAGGTGGAAGTCGACCCCGATAAATTGCGGGCCTATAATTTAACGATAAGCGACGTAACCCGAGCCATCAGGCGGAGCAATAACGACGTTGGCGGTCGCATCATCGAAATGAGCGGGCGGGAGTATTATGTCCGCGGCCGCGGTTATATCAAAGATCTGGATGCCATTCGCGATATCGGCCTGGGAAGATCACCCAACGGAACGCCGATTTTTATCAGCAATATCGCCAATGTTTCATATGGACCGGATATCCGCCGGGGACTGGGAGAGTTAAACGGAATCGGCGAGGCGGTCGGCGGGATTGTTATCATGCGGTACAATGAGAATGCCCTCGATGTAATAAACCGGGTCAGGCAAAAATTAGCCGAAATCAAACCGTCATTTCCGCAAGGCGTCGACCTGAAAATAGTTTATGACCGGAGTAATTTGATCGAACGGGCCATCCATACCCTCAAACACAGTCTGGTGGAAGAGGGCGTCGTGGTCGCTCTGATTATCATAATTTTTCTTCTGCACTTTCGAAGTTCATTGGTGCCGATCATAGTCCTGCCGGTTTCGGTGGCGCTGTCGTTCATTCCCATGCACTTTCTGGGGATCAACTCCAATATCATGTCGCTGGGGGGGATCGCGATCGCCATTGGAGCCATGGTCGATGCCACCATTGTGCTGGTGGAGAATGCCCACAAACGGCTGGAAAAGGCGCCGCCCGGGGTGGACCGCAAAGAGGTTATAATTGCCGCCGCCAAGGAAGTGGGACCGTCGATCTTTTATGCCCTCTTAATAATCACGATCGGCTTTCTGCCGATCTTCGCCCTCAACGGCCAGGGCGGACGTCTTTTCAAGCCGCTGGCATTTACCAAGACATTCGCCATGTTTTTCGCGGCCATCTCCGCCATAACACTGGCCCCGGCTCTGATGACGATGCTTAT comes from the Candidatus Zixiibacteriota bacterium genome and includes:
- a CDS encoding Efflux transporter, RND family, MFP subunit — encoded protein: MSDKHLYDLYENEPLPEGEEAAPPYAHTMAVIRWAILGGLTIFALVMFLTAFGFAPWANAGSGAVQYHCPMHPTYISNQPGECPICGMTLVPIDSKSGDTKTIKDTAAAPSSHATEQPAEQPAEITKAKPGQYTCPMHPEVVSDKPGRCPICNMKLVQIKGDSTATEDPPPASSGDPMPGMDMSDKNETPSVMDEESNVPGLVEVTIEPERLQLIGLTTGKVEERAPESNLHLVGFIAPDETKLSNIHIRTSGWVSQLFVDQTGQFVKKGELLLSLYSQDLYQAEQDYLLAREGASQKSNDEALNDTRQQLLSAARQRLHLLGLPDDEISQLEKTSAPTPDLALRSPFSGFVMEKNVYSGQYVSADQNLFSIADLSKVYLIAEVYEQDISGVHIGQEADMRLTAFPGQIFRGKVGFIYPAISNPSRTLQIRLEFPNPDLRLRPGMYAEIDLAGGSGKILTAPADAIIDAGDMQYAFVMHDKIHFQPRLVKVGHQYDNWVEILSGLSAGDEVVTNANFLIDSESRLKAAIVGMNAGQATTHSGHTN